A section of the Streptomyces sp. NBC_01591 genome encodes:
- a CDS encoding TetR/AcrR family transcriptional regulator, whose protein sequence is MSIDREQVLRSAAALLTRKSTATMDEVARAAGIGRATLHRHFAGRDALVKALENLGIQEFEAALDAAALDEGPAQEALRRLVAAVEPSAGLLSFLVTENQLFEGEEVNEGWNRLDARVSAFFRRGQERGEFRIDLTPAWLTEALYGLISSGAWAVQDGRVASQDFQYMIVELLLGGARRSVEQ, encoded by the coding sequence ATGAGTATTGACCGTGAGCAGGTGCTGCGCAGCGCCGCCGCTCTGCTGACCCGCAAATCGACCGCCACCATGGACGAGGTCGCCAGAGCCGCAGGCATCGGACGCGCCACCCTGCACCGGCACTTCGCCGGACGGGACGCCCTGGTCAAAGCGTTGGAGAACCTGGGCATCCAGGAGTTCGAAGCGGCTCTGGATGCCGCCGCCCTCGACGAGGGCCCCGCGCAGGAGGCGCTGCGCCGCCTCGTCGCGGCCGTCGAGCCGAGCGCCGGACTGCTCTCCTTCCTCGTCACCGAGAACCAGCTCTTCGAGGGCGAAGAGGTGAACGAGGGCTGGAACCGCCTCGATGCCCGGGTCTCCGCCTTCTTCAGACGCGGCCAGGAGCGCGGCGAATTCCGGATCGACCTCACCCCCGCCTGGCTGACCGAGGCCCTCTACGGACTCATCTCGTCCGGCGCCTGGGCCGTCCAGGACGGCCGGGTCGCGAGCCAGGACTTCCAATACATGATCGTCGAGTTGCTGCTCGGCGGTGCACGCCGGAGCGTGGAGCAATGA
- a CDS encoding sigma-70 family RNA polymerase sigma factor, producing the protein MDGHEFLAERFEENRAQLKAVAYRMLGSASEAEDAVQEAWIRLSRSDDRAIENLGGWLTTVVGRVCLDMLRSRRSRREEPLDTGAPEEHGPGPDLGERSEADPEQQALMADSVGLAMLVVLETLDPAERLAFVLHDMFAVPFDEIAGVVDRTPAATRQLASRARRRVQGVDPVPDPGLARKREVVAAFLAAARDGDFEALVAVLDPDVVVRSDVGAGGVGAPVLVRGAAAVARRAMMFAPFARSSQPALVDGEPAVIAAHEGRRFAVMIFTVAGGKVVEMDVINDPDRLPGLDLTVLND; encoded by the coding sequence GTGGACGGACATGAGTTCCTGGCGGAGCGCTTCGAGGAGAACCGGGCACAGCTGAAGGCCGTGGCCTACCGGATGCTCGGCTCGGCGAGCGAGGCGGAGGACGCCGTCCAGGAGGCCTGGATCCGGCTCAGCCGTTCCGACGACCGGGCGATCGAGAACCTGGGCGGCTGGCTGACGACGGTCGTCGGGCGGGTGTGCCTGGACATGCTCCGCTCCCGCCGCTCCCGCCGCGAGGAGCCACTCGACACCGGGGCGCCCGAGGAGCACGGCCCCGGCCCGGACCTCGGCGAACGGTCGGAGGCCGACCCCGAGCAGCAGGCGCTGATGGCCGACTCGGTCGGTCTCGCGATGCTCGTCGTGCTCGAGACTCTCGACCCCGCCGAGCGGCTCGCCTTCGTGCTGCACGACATGTTCGCCGTGCCCTTCGACGAGATCGCCGGCGTCGTGGACCGTACCCCGGCCGCGACCCGGCAGCTCGCCAGCCGGGCCCGGCGCCGGGTGCAGGGCGTGGACCCGGTGCCGGATCCCGGCCTCGCCCGCAAGCGCGAGGTCGTCGCCGCCTTCCTGGCCGCCGCCCGCGACGGTGACTTCGAGGCCCTGGTGGCCGTGCTCGATCCGGACGTGGTGGTGCGGTCCGACGTCGGTGCCGGCGGTGTCGGCGCCCCGGTCCTGGTGCGGGGCGCCGCGGCCGTGGCCCGTCGGGCGATGATGTTCGCGCCGTTCGCACGGTCGTCGCAGCCCGCACTGGTCGACGGGGAGCCGGCCGTCATCGCGGCGCACGAGGGCCGCCGGTTCGCGGTCATGATCTTCACGGTCGCCGGGGGGAAGGTCGTCGAGATGGACGTGATCAATGACCCGGACCGTCTCCCCGGCCTCGATCTGACGGTTCTCAACGACTGA
- a CDS encoding aldo/keto reductase, protein MPFARLATATTPTAHIGLGLAAVGRPGYINLHRDRDLPADRSVEAMRERTHELLDAAYAQGVRYFDAARSYGRSEEFLADWLTARPEVDDAVIGSKWGYTYTADWSVEADAHEVKDHSLAAFVRQRAETDALLGDRLDLYQIHSVTADSPALTDKELHERLAALAAEGVSVGLSTSGPAQADAIRAALTVTVDGEPLFRTVQATYNALETSAGTALAEAHAAGLTVIVKEALANGRLAGTEAPAVVQEVAADAGLGSDAVALALVLYQPWAGVVLSGAATVDQLAGNLHAAVVDLDEERRARLDALVEEPEAYWRHRAGLRWS, encoded by the coding sequence ATGCCTTTCGCCCGGCTGGCCACAGCGACGACTCCGACCGCCCACATCGGGCTCGGCCTGGCGGCGGTCGGCAGGCCCGGCTACATCAACCTCCACCGCGACCGCGATCTGCCTGCCGACCGCAGCGTCGAGGCGATGCGCGAACGCACCCACGAGCTGCTCGACGCCGCCTACGCACAGGGCGTCCGCTACTTCGACGCCGCCCGCTCCTACGGCCGCTCGGAGGAGTTCCTGGCCGACTGGCTGACGGCACGGCCCGAGGTGGACGATGCCGTCATCGGCAGCAAGTGGGGCTACACCTACACGGCCGACTGGAGCGTCGAGGCCGACGCGCACGAGGTCAAGGACCACAGCCTCGCCGCGTTCGTGCGCCAGCGTGCCGAGACCGACGCGCTGCTCGGTGACCGCCTCGACCTCTACCAGATCCACTCGGTCACCGCCGACAGCCCGGCCCTCACGGACAAGGAACTGCACGAACGGCTGGCCGCGCTCGCCGCGGAAGGGGTCAGTGTCGGCCTCTCCACCAGCGGGCCCGCCCAGGCCGACGCGATCCGGGCCGCCCTGACCGTCACCGTGGACGGCGAACCGCTCTTCCGTACGGTCCAGGCCACCTACAACGCCCTGGAGACCTCGGCCGGGACGGCGCTAGCCGAGGCCCATGCCGCCGGCCTCACCGTGATCGTCAAGGAAGCCCTGGCCAACGGGCGGCTCGCCGGGACGGAAGCCCCCGCCGTGGTCCAGGAGGTCGCCGCGGATGCCGGTCTCGGCAGCGACGCGGTCGCGCTGGCGCTCGTGCTGTACCAGCCCTGGGCCGGGGTGGTGCTCTCCGGCGCGGCGACCGTCGACCAGCTCGCCGGTAACCTGCACGCGGCCGTCGTCGACCTCGACGAGGAGCGGCGCGCCCGGCTCGACGCGCTGGTGGAGGAGCCGGAGGCGTACTGGCGGCACCGCGCCGGGCTGCGCTGGAGCTGA
- the argH gene encoding argininosuccinate lyase codes for MSNGNGNSDVRLWGARFADGPAEALAKLSASVHFDWRLAPYDIAGSRAHARVLNKAGLLTEDELNRMIAGLDQLEADVADGSFTGTIADEDVHTALERGLLERLGPDLGGKLRAGRSRNDQIATLFRMYLRDHARIIGGLIAELQGALVGLAEAHPDVAMPGRTHLQHAQPVLFAHHVLAHAQSLSRDAERLRQWDERTAVSPYGSGALAGSSLGLDPEAVAADLGFEHGSVGNSIDGTASRDFVAEFAFIAAMIGVNLSRIAEEVIIWNTKEFSFVTLHDAFSTGSSIMPQKKNPDIAELARGKSGRLIGNLTGLMATLKALPLAYNRDLQEDKEPVFDSCDQLEVLLPAFTGMMATLTVNRERMEELAPAGFSLATDIAEWLVKQGVPFRVAHEVAGECVKECEQHGIELDELTDEQFAKISEHLTPEVRTVLNVAGALASRSGRGGTAPSAVAVQLAEVKADLAVQQAWADAKN; via the coding sequence GTGAGCAACGGCAACGGCAACAGCGACGTACGCCTCTGGGGCGCCCGCTTCGCCGACGGTCCGGCCGAGGCGCTGGCCAAGCTGTCCGCCTCCGTCCACTTCGACTGGCGGCTCGCGCCCTACGACATCGCCGGTTCCCGAGCCCACGCGCGCGTCCTGAACAAGGCGGGCCTGCTCACCGAGGACGAGCTGAACCGCATGATCGCCGGTCTCGACCAGCTCGAAGCCGATGTCGCCGACGGCTCGTTCACCGGCACCATCGCCGACGAGGACGTCCACACCGCACTGGAGCGCGGACTGCTGGAACGCCTCGGCCCGGACCTCGGCGGCAAGCTGCGGGCCGGCCGGTCCCGCAACGACCAGATCGCCACGCTCTTCCGGATGTACCTGCGCGACCACGCCCGGATCATCGGCGGTCTGATCGCCGAACTGCAGGGCGCGCTGGTCGGCCTCGCCGAGGCGCACCCGGATGTCGCGATGCCCGGCCGTACGCATCTGCAGCACGCCCAGCCGGTGCTCTTCGCCCACCACGTCCTGGCCCATGCACAGTCCCTGTCCAGGGACGCCGAGCGGCTGCGCCAGTGGGACGAGCGGACCGCCGTCTCCCCGTACGGCTCCGGCGCGCTGGCCGGGTCGTCGCTCGGGCTCGACCCGGAGGCGGTCGCCGCCGACCTCGGCTTCGAGCACGGGTCCGTCGGCAACTCCATCGACGGAACGGCCTCCCGCGACTTCGTCGCCGAGTTCGCCTTCATCGCCGCGATGATCGGCGTGAACCTCTCCCGGATCGCGGAGGAGGTCATCATCTGGAACACGAAGGAGTTCTCCTTCGTCACCCTGCACGACGCCTTCTCCACCGGCTCCTCGATCATGCCGCAGAAGAAGAACCCGGACATCGCCGAGCTGGCCCGCGGCAAGTCCGGCCGGCTGATCGGCAACCTGACCGGCCTGATGGCCACGCTGAAGGCCCTCCCGCTCGCGTACAACCGCGACCTTCAGGAGGACAAGGAGCCGGTCTTCGACTCCTGCGACCAGCTGGAAGTCCTGCTGCCCGCCTTCACCGGCATGATGGCCACCCTCACCGTCAACCGCGAGCGCATGGAGGAGCTGGCCCCGGCCGGTTTCTCGCTCGCCACCGACATCGCCGAGTGGCTGGTCAAGCAGGGCGTGCCGTTCCGCGTCGCCCACGAGGTCGCCGGTGAGTGCGTCAAGGAGTGCGAGCAGCACGGCATCGAGCTCGACGAGCTGACCGACGAGCAGTTCGCCAAGATCTCCGAGCACCTCACCCCCGAGGTCCGCACGGTCCTCAACGTGGCCGGTGCGCTCGCGTCCCGCAGCGGCCGCGGCGGTACGGCCCCGTCGGCCGTGGCCGTCCAGCTTGCCGAGGTGAAGGCCGACCTCGCCGTCCAGCAGGCGTGGGCCGACGCCAAGAACTGA
- a CDS encoding pyridoxamine 5'-phosphate oxidase family protein produces the protein MGKTYERIDGRIRAFIEEQHIFFTATAPLDGEGTVNLSPKGVSGSFAVVDELTVAYLDFAGSNAETVAHLRENGRITLMWCAFQGPPNIVRVHGRGEPVFRDDPRFGALLEHFPGVDPGLHGLRAVIVVRAELIRDTCGYGVPFMSYDEDRTLHARRFAREDDVSLSAYFEKKEHIATSIDGLPGLPLPLPAMPRADGESADRDSADRY, from the coding sequence ATGGGGAAAACATACGAACGCATAGACGGACGGATCAGGGCCTTCATCGAAGAGCAGCACATCTTCTTCACGGCGACGGCGCCCCTGGACGGCGAGGGCACGGTCAACCTCTCCCCCAAGGGCGTCAGCGGTTCGTTCGCCGTCGTCGACGAGCTGACCGTGGCCTACCTGGACTTCGCGGGCAGCAATGCGGAGACCGTCGCCCACCTCCGCGAGAACGGCCGGATCACGCTGATGTGGTGTGCCTTCCAGGGGCCGCCGAACATCGTGCGGGTGCACGGTCGCGGCGAGCCGGTCTTCCGTGACGATCCGCGGTTCGGCGCACTGCTCGAACACTTCCCGGGCGTGGACCCCGGCCTCCACGGGCTGCGCGCCGTCATCGTGGTGAGGGCCGAGCTGATCCGGGACACCTGCGGCTACGGGGTGCCGTTCATGTCGTACGACGAGGACCGGACGCTGCACGCCCGGCGCTTCGCCCGCGAGGACGACGTCTCGCTGAGTGCCTACTTCGAGAAGAAGGAACACATCGCGACGAGTATCGACGGACTTCCGGGGCTGCCGCTCCCGCTGCCGGCCATGCCCCGGGCGGACGGCGAATCGGCGGACCGGGATTCGGCGGACCGGTATTGA
- a CDS encoding L,D-transpeptidase family protein, translated as MRRSLVTFSVLLALAGSVAARPAAPPLPARMADTGGGTQLITAEAPAKGSTTGTVTWWNLRRGTWVKGGSTPARFGANGLAEGASRKQGTNTTPTGLYDLPYAFGIKPAPAGTVHPYRRVNDRSWWCQDNAARAYNRWVEPRPEDCRAGEAEHLIAYPTQYARALVIGFNYERPVRGRGAGIFLHVNGRGATAGCVSVPAAAMDRILDWVNPARRPHIAIGTRSGPTAITRY; from the coding sequence ATGCGCAGATCTCTGGTGACCTTTTCGGTACTGCTCGCGCTGGCGGGCTCGGTCGCGGCCCGGCCCGCCGCCCCACCGCTCCCGGCACGGATGGCCGACACCGGCGGCGGCACCCAGCTGATCACCGCCGAGGCCCCGGCCAAGGGCTCCACCACGGGCACCGTCACCTGGTGGAACCTGCGGCGGGGCACCTGGGTGAAGGGCGGGTCCACCCCCGCCCGCTTCGGTGCGAACGGCCTGGCCGAGGGGGCGTCGCGCAAGCAGGGCACGAACACCACCCCCACCGGTCTGTACGACCTGCCGTACGCCTTCGGGATCAAGCCCGCACCGGCCGGCACCGTCCACCCGTACCGCCGGGTCAACGACCGGTCGTGGTGGTGCCAGGACAACGCGGCGCGGGCCTACAACCGCTGGGTGGAACCGCGGCCCGAGGACTGCCGGGCGGGCGAGGCGGAGCACCTGATCGCCTATCCGACGCAGTACGCCCGCGCGCTCGTCATCGGGTTCAACTACGAACGGCCGGTGCGCGGACGCGGCGCCGGGATCTTCCTGCACGTCAACGGGCGTGGCGCGACCGCCGGTTGTGTCTCCGTACCGGCGGCCGCGATGGACCGGATCCTCGACTGGGTGAACCCGGCCCGCCGTCCGCACATCGCGATCGGGACCCGGTCGGGCCCGACCGCGATCACGCGCTACTGA
- a CDS encoding arginine repressor: MTEAQETEYGGPSVPQTRTARHRRIVDILNRQPVRSQSQLAKLLADDGLSVTQATLSRDLDELGAVKIRNTGGELIYAVPSEGGFRTPQAPLGGSAKEERMRRLSAELLISAEASANLVVLRTPPGAAQFLASAIDQAELHDILGTIAGDDTLMLISRDPAGGQALADHLLRLAQNER, translated from the coding sequence ATGACCGAGGCGCAGGAAACCGAGTACGGCGGGCCGTCCGTGCCGCAGACCCGCACCGCACGCCACCGCCGGATCGTGGACATCCTGAACCGGCAGCCGGTGCGCTCGCAGAGCCAGTTGGCCAAGCTCCTCGCCGACGACGGGCTGAGCGTCACCCAGGCGACGCTCTCCCGCGATCTGGACGAGCTGGGCGCGGTGAAGATCCGCAACACCGGCGGTGAGCTGATCTACGCGGTGCCCAGCGAGGGCGGATTCCGCACCCCGCAGGCGCCGTTGGGCGGGTCCGCGAAGGAGGAGCGGATGCGGCGGCTCTCCGCCGAACTGCTCATCTCCGCGGAGGCGTCGGCCAACCTCGTGGTGCTGCGCACTCCTCCGGGCGCGGCCCAGTTCCTCGCCTCGGCCATCGACCAGGCAGAACTGCACGACATCCTCGGCACCATCGCGGGTGACGACACCCTGATGCTGATCAGCCGTGACCCGGCGGGCGGCCAGGCGCTCGCCGACCATCTGCTGCGACTGGCCCAGAACGAGCGCTGA
- a CDS encoding acetylornithine transaminase, producing the protein MSNQELAQRWSHALMDNYGTPQLSLVRGEGARVWDADGTEYLDFVGGIAVNALGHAHPAVVEAVSTQIASLGHVSNLFIAEPPVALAERLLQLFGRSGRVYFSNSGAEANEAAFKIGRLTGRTHMVATDGGFHGRTMGALALTGQPKKREPFLPLPGDVTHVPYGDADALRAAVTTDTALVIIEPVQGENGVVVPPAGYLEAAREITRATGTLLVLDEVQTGIGRCGQWFEHQAHQGIEPDVVTLAKGLGGGLPIGATVAFGPAADLLQPGQHGTTFGGNPIACAAGLAVLDTLAADGVLDRVKRLGEKIRDGVEGLGHPLVSHVRGSGLLLGIVLTEPLAPQVQQAAQRAGILVNAPAPDVLRLMPPLIIGDAEVDALLQALPGALDAAKGDGRSGE; encoded by the coding sequence ATGAGCAACCAGGAGCTCGCACAGCGCTGGAGCCACGCGCTGATGGACAACTACGGGACTCCGCAGCTGTCCCTGGTCCGCGGCGAGGGCGCCCGGGTGTGGGACGCCGACGGCACCGAGTACCTCGACTTCGTCGGCGGTATCGCGGTGAACGCGCTGGGGCACGCCCACCCCGCCGTCGTCGAGGCCGTCTCCACCCAGATCGCTTCCCTCGGCCATGTCTCCAACCTCTTCATCGCCGAACCGCCCGTCGCGCTCGCCGAACGGCTGCTCCAGCTCTTCGGCCGGAGTGGCCGCGTCTACTTCTCCAACTCGGGCGCCGAGGCCAACGAGGCCGCCTTCAAGATCGGCCGGCTGACCGGACGGACCCACATGGTCGCCACCGACGGCGGCTTCCACGGCCGGACCATGGGCGCGCTCGCACTGACCGGCCAGCCCAAGAAGCGCGAGCCGTTCCTCCCGCTGCCCGGCGACGTCACGCACGTCCCGTACGGCGACGCGGACGCCCTGCGGGCCGCCGTCACCACCGACACCGCGCTGGTGATCATCGAGCCCGTCCAGGGCGAGAACGGCGTGGTCGTTCCGCCCGCCGGATATCTGGAGGCCGCCCGGGAGATCACCCGGGCCACCGGCACCCTGCTCGTCCTCGACGAGGTGCAGACCGGCATCGGCCGCTGCGGCCAGTGGTTCGAGCACCAGGCCCACCAGGGCATCGAGCCCGATGTCGTCACCCTCGCCAAGGGCCTCGGCGGCGGACTGCCGATCGGCGCGACCGTGGCCTTCGGCCCGGCGGCCGATCTGCTGCAACCGGGCCAGCACGGCACGACGTTCGGCGGCAACCCGATCGCCTGCGCCGCCGGTCTCGCCGTCCTGGACACCCTGGCCGCCGACGGCGTCCTGGACCGGGTGAAGCGGCTCGGCGAGAAGATCCGGGACGGCGTGGAGGGCCTGGGTCACCCGCTGGTCTCCCATGTCCGCGGCTCCGGGCTGCTGCTGGGTATCGTGCTCACCGAGCCCCTCGCACCTCAGGTGCAACAGGCGGCTCAGAGAGCCGGAATCCTGGTGAACGCACCCGCCCCCGATGTCCTGCGGCTGATGCCGCCACTGATCATCGGCGACGCGGAGGTCGACGCGCTGCTCCAGGCACTGCCCGGCGCTCTCGACGCGGCAAAAGGGGACGGACGATCCGGAGAATGA
- the argB gene encoding acetylglutamate kinase — protein MTPARKHTALPKAQILIEALPWLTRHNGKTVVIKFGGNAMIDDDLKAAFAQDVVFLRQAGLKPVVVHGGGPQISAQLDKQGLVSEFKAGLRVTTPEAMDVVRMVLAGQVQRELVGLLNQHGPLAVGMTGEDAHTITATQHRPTIDGEIVDIGRVGEITAIDTGAIRALLDDGRIPVISSIARSADDNHVYNVNADTAAAALAAALNAETLMVLTDVEGLYEDWPNSDDVISRLTAAELEKLLPELSSGMVPKMQGCLHAVRNGVETARVIDGRVQHSILLEIFTDEGIGTMVVPDAQGES, from the coding sequence ATGACCCCGGCGCGGAAACACACCGCACTCCCGAAGGCGCAGATCCTCATCGAGGCACTGCCCTGGCTGACCCGGCACAACGGCAAGACCGTCGTCATCAAGTTCGGCGGCAACGCCATGATCGACGACGATCTGAAGGCGGCCTTCGCCCAGGACGTCGTCTTCCTGCGCCAGGCCGGCCTCAAGCCCGTCGTCGTGCACGGCGGCGGCCCGCAGATCAGCGCCCAGCTCGACAAGCAGGGCCTGGTCAGCGAGTTCAAGGCGGGCCTGCGCGTCACCACGCCCGAGGCGATGGACGTCGTACGGATGGTGCTGGCCGGCCAGGTCCAGCGCGAACTCGTCGGCCTGCTCAACCAGCACGGCCCGCTCGCCGTCGGCATGACCGGCGAGGACGCCCACACGATCACCGCCACCCAGCACCGGCCGACCATCGACGGCGAGATCGTCGACATCGGGCGGGTCGGCGAGATCACCGCCATCGACACCGGGGCTATCCGGGCGCTGCTGGACGACGGCCGGATCCCGGTCATCTCCTCCATCGCCCGCTCCGCCGACGACAACCACGTCTACAACGTCAACGCCGACACGGCGGCCGCCGCGCTCGCCGCCGCGCTGAACGCCGAGACGCTGATGGTCCTCACCGATGTCGAGGGCCTCTACGAGGACTGGCCCAACAGCGACGACGTGATCAGCCGGCTCACCGCGGCCGAGCTGGAGAAGCTGCTGCCGGAACTCTCCAGCGGCATGGTGCCGAAGATGCAGGGCTGCCTGCACGCCGTGCGCAACGGCGTCGAGACCGCCCGCGTGATCGACGGCCGGGTCCAGCACTCGATCCTGCTGGAGATCTTCACCGACGAAGGAATCGGCACGATGGTCGTTCCCGATGCACAGGGGGAGTCATGA
- the argJ gene encoding bifunctional glutamate N-acetyltransferase/amino-acid acetyltransferase ArgJ, whose protein sequence is MSVTAAQGFSAAGIAAGIKESGNPDLALVVNHGPRRAAAGVFTSNRVKAAPVLWSEQVLKGGEVTAVVLNSGGANACTGPKGFQDTHATAEKAAEVLTGHNAGEIAVASTGLIGTLLPMDKLLPGIEQAAAALSEHGGEKAAIAIKTTDTVHKTAVAGGEGWTVGGMAKGAGMLAPGLATMLVVLTTDADIDAAGLDSALRAATRTTFDRVDSDGCMSTNDTVLLLASGASGIAPEQAEFAEAVRKVCADLARQLIGDAEGASKDIRIEVINAATEDDAVEVGRSIARNNLLKCAIHGEDPNWGRVLSAIGTTKAAFEPDQLNVAINGVWVCKNGGVGEDRDLVDMRYREVKITADLAAGTESAVIWANDLTADYVHENSAYSS, encoded by the coding sequence GTGAGTGTCACGGCAGCACAGGGGTTCTCCGCGGCGGGCATCGCCGCGGGAATCAAGGAGAGCGGTAACCCGGACCTGGCCCTCGTGGTCAACCACGGTCCGCGTCGCGCCGCCGCGGGCGTCTTCACCTCCAACCGCGTCAAGGCCGCCCCCGTCCTCTGGTCGGAGCAGGTGCTGAAGGGCGGCGAGGTCACCGCCGTCGTGCTCAACTCCGGCGGTGCCAACGCCTGCACGGGCCCGAAGGGCTTCCAGGACACCCACGCCACCGCCGAGAAGGCCGCCGAGGTGCTCACCGGCCACAACGCGGGCGAGATCGCGGTCGCGTCGACCGGGCTGATCGGCACGCTGCTCCCGATGGACAAGCTGCTGCCCGGCATCGAGCAGGCCGCCGCCGCCCTCAGCGAGCACGGCGGCGAGAAGGCCGCCATCGCCATCAAGACCACCGACACCGTCCACAAGACCGCCGTCGCGGGCGGCGAGGGCTGGACCGTCGGCGGCATGGCCAAGGGCGCGGGCATGCTCGCCCCGGGCCTCGCCACCATGCTGGTCGTCCTCACCACCGACGCCGACATCGACGCCGCCGGACTCGACTCCGCGCTGCGCGCCGCCACCCGCACCACCTTCGACCGGGTCGACTCCGACGGCTGCATGTCGACCAACGACACCGTGCTGCTGCTGGCCTCCGGAGCGAGCGGAATCGCCCCGGAGCAGGCAGAGTTCGCCGAGGCCGTACGGAAGGTCTGCGCGGACCTCGCCCGGCAGCTCATCGGTGACGCCGAGGGCGCCTCCAAGGACATCCGGATCGAGGTCATCAACGCCGCGACCGAGGACGACGCCGTCGAGGTGGGCCGCTCCATCGCCCGTAACAACCTCCTCAAGTGCGCCATCCACGGCGAGGACCCCAACTGGGGCCGGGTCCTCTCCGCGATCGGTACGACGAAGGCCGCCTTCGAGCCCGACCAGCTGAACGTCGCCATCAACGGCGTCTGGGTCTGCAAGAACGGCGGCGTCGGCGAGGACCGCGACCTCGTCGACATGCGCTACCGGGAGGTCAAGATCACCGCCGACCTCGCCGCCGGCACCGAGTCCGCCGTCATCTGGGCCAACGACCTCACCGCGGACTACGTCCACGAGAACAGCGCGTACAGCTCATGA
- the argC gene encoding N-acetyl-gamma-glutamyl-phosphate reductase gives MVVRAAVAGASGYAGGELLRLLLVHPQVEIGALTANSNAGQKLGALQPHLRPLADRVLQPTTPEVLAGHDVVFLALPHGQSAAVAEQLGDEVLIVDMGADFRLKDAADWEKFYGSPHAGTWPYGLPELPGGRSALAGSKRIAVPGCYPTAVSLALFPAYAAQLAEPEAVIVAASGTSGAGKAAKPHLLGSEVMGNMSPYGVGGAHRHTPEMIQNLSAAAGEPVTVSFTPTLAPMPRGILATCSAKAKPGVTAESVRDVYEKAFADEPFVGLLPEGQWPATASVYGSNAVQIQVAHDETAGRIIVISAIDNLAKGTAGGALQSMNIALGLPEDTGLSTIGVAP, from the coding sequence ATGGTGGTACGCGCAGCAGTGGCAGGGGCGAGCGGATACGCCGGTGGGGAGCTGCTCCGTCTCCTGCTGGTTCACCCCCAGGTCGAGATCGGGGCGCTCACGGCCAACTCCAACGCGGGGCAGAAGCTCGGTGCGCTGCAGCCGCACCTGCGGCCGCTCGCCGACCGGGTGCTCCAGCCGACCACCCCCGAGGTGCTCGCCGGGCACGACGTCGTCTTCCTGGCCCTCCCGCACGGGCAGTCCGCCGCCGTCGCCGAGCAGCTCGGTGACGAGGTGCTGATCGTCGACATGGGGGCCGACTTCCGGCTCAAGGACGCCGCGGACTGGGAGAAGTTCTACGGTTCTCCGCACGCCGGTACCTGGCCCTACGGTCTGCCCGAACTGCCGGGCGGGCGCTCGGCGCTGGCGGGCTCCAAGCGTATCGCGGTGCCCGGCTGCTACCCGACCGCCGTCTCTCTCGCGCTCTTCCCGGCGTACGCGGCCCAGCTGGCCGAGCCCGAGGCCGTGATCGTCGCCGCGTCCGGTACCTCCGGGGCGGGCAAGGCGGCCAAGCCGCATCTGCTCGGCTCCGAGGTGATGGGCAACATGTCCCCGTACGGCGTCGGCGGCGCCCACCGGCACACCCCCGAGATGATCCAGAACCTCAGCGCGGCAGCCGGTGAACCGGTCACGGTCTCCTTCACGCCGACCCTGGCGCCGATGCCCCGCGGCATCCTCGCCACCTGCAGCGCGAAGGCGAAGCCCGGTGTGACCGCCGAGTCCGTCCGTGACGTGTACGAGAAGGCGTTCGCCGACGAACCCTTCGTCGGCCTGCTCCCCGAGGGGCAGTGGCCCGCCACGGCGTCCGTCTACGGTTCCAACGCCGTACAGATCCAGGTCGCCCATGACGAAACAGCGGGCCGGATCATCGTGATCAGCGCCATCGACAACCTCGCCAAGGGCACCGCCGGCGGTGCCCTGCAGAGCATGAACATCGCCCTCGGACTTCCCGAGGACACAGGTCTTTCCACGATCGGAGTCGCACCGTGA